Proteins encoded together in one Mustelus asterias unplaced genomic scaffold, sMusAst1.hap1.1 HAP1_SCAFFOLD_122, whole genome shotgun sequence window:
- the LOC144484645 gene encoding uncharacterized protein LOC144484645, which produces MEGKSTVHSGEKPYSCSVCGQDFNQSSGLFKHKCSHDEEKPWKCGVCGKGFNYPSQLETHRRGHTGERPFTCSDCGKGFTKLSTLQNHQRTHTGQRPFTCSLCGKGFTQSSTLIKHKLIHTGERPFTCSVCGMGFTQSSTLLTHQRIHTGEKRFICSECGKGFTHKSTLLTHQQVHTRQRPFTCSQCGKGFVNSSILITHQRGHTDERPFKCLKCGKCFKTSQELVSHQQVHTDEKPFRCSHCGTGFRRSSHLTVHQRVHTGERPFTCTKCGKRFTQSSALLRHQQVHN; this is translated from the coding sequence atggaaggaaaaagcaccgttcacagtggggagaaaccttaCTCGTGTTCCGtttgtggacaagacttcaaccaatcatctggcctgttCAAACATAAATGCAGTCATGATGAGGAgaagccgtggaaatgtggggtctgtgggaagggattcaattacccatcccagctggaaactcatcggcgtggtcacaccggggagaggccgtttacctgctcggactgcgggaagggattcactaagttatccaccctgcagaatcaccagcgcacacacactgggcagaggccattcacctgctctttgtgtgggaagggattcactcagtcatccaccctgattaaacacaaactaattcacactggggagagaccattcacctgctctgtgtgtgggatgggattcactcagtcatccacgctgctgacacaccagcgaattcacaccggggagaaacgattcatctgctctgagtgtggaaagggattcactcacaaatccaccctgctgacacaccagcaagttcacacgaggcagagaccattcacctgctcccagtgtgggaagggatttgttaATTCATCCATCCTAATTACACACCAAAGAggccacactgatgagagaccgtttaagtgTCTGAAGTGTGGGAAATGTTTTAAAACCTCGCAGGAACTGGTGTCCcatcaacaagttcacactgacgagaaaccattcagatgctctcactgtgggactgggttcaggcgatcatctcatctcactgtccatcagcgggttcacaccggggagagaccattcacctgcaccaagtgtgggaagagattcactcagtcatccgcattgctgagacaccagcaagttcataacTAA